The Thalassotalea sp. HSM 43 genome window below encodes:
- a CDS encoding multiheme c-type cytochrome, translated as MIRILFSLSLLLFSLQSLPSIASPENCVSCHSEQTNAWQQSDHAKAMAKASPTSVLANFDDVKVEHYGQKARFYRKNVSGDSQYWLDIDYGEKAQSLQIEYTFGHYPLQQYLVQTKPGSYHIVPFAWDTRPENQGGQRWYHIYQQEEIKPQDRLHWRQPLQNWNGMCADCHSDGLKRNYNAAEDRFDTSWDNINVGCQSCHGEMADDHSKPSLATVDKLVGGWQLSRGEKIAKWVGDKRDNAFMDSCFACHSLRSPLTDGISASTAFLDQFSPSLLEQPLYFDDGQIKEEVYVYGSFLQSKMHQAGVNCLDCHDKHTMKVKIPDNGLCLQCHNSDNYQSEKHTGHALTSAGSQCVECHMPERTYMGVDERRDHSFSIPRPHLADTFDIPSACQNCHDDKSNKWAAESLVKLHGKPQAQSQSELDFIHLMAGQYVSAEQHLQMINDTTLAEIKRASAIMHWRYTGQPLTDAMIQPWLNSDLPLLRLATAKMGNLLAIEDRLHAYKDLLNDAYKAVRVAAAEHLVATGMESNAVFVKAYQELLHANAMSAWRGEGNLNQSLLDTNQGKYKQAIASLQHSINIDPYFESAYVNLAELYRNTGQAQQETATYRLGLQTNPTSAVLNYSFGMHQIRAGNKQSALSAFNKAIKYEASNPQYALVYFLTLDSLGQTQKALRQIKSTLRKYNYDPQLFELGVSYARKLNDQQSMQYFQKVYNSLRSQGQ; from the coding sequence ATGATACGCATTCTATTTTCCCTTTCGTTGCTGTTGTTTTCACTGCAGTCTTTACCATCCATTGCCAGTCCTGAAAACTGCGTTAGCTGCCACAGTGAGCAGACTAATGCCTGGCAACAATCCGATCATGCCAAAGCGATGGCGAAGGCTAGCCCGACATCCGTGTTGGCTAATTTTGATGATGTTAAGGTGGAGCATTACGGCCAAAAGGCGCGCTTTTATCGCAAAAACGTTAGCGGCGACAGCCAATACTGGCTCGATATAGATTACGGTGAGAAAGCGCAATCGCTACAAATAGAATATACCTTCGGTCATTACCCACTGCAGCAATATTTGGTTCAAACCAAACCTGGAAGTTACCATATCGTTCCCTTTGCCTGGGATACGCGTCCAGAAAATCAAGGGGGGCAGCGCTGGTATCATATTTATCAACAAGAAGAAATTAAGCCACAAGACCGTTTGCACTGGCGACAACCATTACAAAATTGGAATGGTATGTGCGCTGACTGTCACTCGGATGGTTTAAAACGCAATTATAATGCTGCTGAAGATAGATTTGATACGTCTTGGGACAATATCAATGTCGGATGTCAGTCATGTCACGGTGAAATGGCTGATGACCATTCAAAGCCGTCTCTGGCTACGGTAGATAAGTTGGTCGGTGGTTGGCAATTATCTCGCGGTGAAAAGATTGCTAAATGGGTCGGTGATAAGCGTGATAATGCTTTTATGGACAGTTGTTTTGCTTGTCACTCATTGCGTTCGCCACTCACCGATGGCATCAGTGCTAGCACCGCATTTCTCGATCAATTTAGCCCGTCATTATTAGAGCAGCCTTTGTACTTTGACGATGGTCAAATTAAAGAAGAGGTTTATGTCTACGGTTCATTCCTACAAAGTAAAATGCATCAGGCCGGTGTGAATTGTTTGGATTGCCACGACAAGCACACAATGAAGGTTAAAATCCCAGATAATGGATTGTGTTTGCAATGTCATAACAGTGACAATTATCAATCGGAAAAACATACAGGTCATGCCTTAACCAGTGCCGGCAGTCAATGCGTTGAATGCCATATGCCTGAGCGCACCTATATGGGTGTCGACGAGCGTCGTGATCACAGTTTTTCCATTCCTCGTCCACATTTAGCGGACACCTTTGATATACCAAGCGCCTGTCAGAATTGTCATGATGACAAGTCGAATAAATGGGCGGCAGAAAGTCTTGTTAAATTGCATGGTAAGCCACAGGCACAAAGCCAGAGTGAGCTAGATTTTATTCACTTAATGGCAGGCCAATATGTATCAGCTGAGCAACATTTGCAGATGATAAATGATACAACCTTAGCCGAGATAAAACGCGCCAGTGCCATTATGCATTGGCGTTATACCGGGCAGCCGTTAACAGACGCTATGATCCAGCCATGGTTGAATTCCGACCTACCATTGCTGCGCTTAGCGACAGCCAAAATGGGGAACTTGTTAGCTATTGAAGACCGGTTGCATGCTTATAAGGACTTGTTAAACGACGCATATAAAGCGGTGCGTGTCGCCGCTGCTGAGCATCTAGTGGCGACAGGGATGGAGAGTAACGCCGTGTTTGTTAAAGCCTATCAAGAGTTATTGCACGCCAATGCGATGAGCGCTTGGCGAGGTGAAGGAAATTTGAATCAAAGCTTACTCGATACCAATCAAGGCAAATATAAACAAGCGATTGCGTCGCTACAACACAGTATCAACATCGACCCCTATTTTGAATCCGCTTACGTCAACTTGGCTGAGCTGTACCGCAACACAGGGCAAGCGCAGCAGGAAACAGCAACCTATCGCCTAGGACTGCAAACAAACCCAACATCAGCCGTACTTAATTACAGTTTCGGTATGCATCAAATTCGTGCAGGTAACAAACAGTCGGCCTTGTCAGCGTTTAATAAAGCCATTAAATATGAAGCAAGCAATCCGCAATATGCCTTGGTGTACTTTTTGACGTTAGACTCGCTAGGACAAACACAAAAAGCCTTAAGACAAATAAAATCGACCTTGCGCAAGTATAATTATGACCCGCAATTGTTTGAATTAGGGGTCAGCTATGCTCGCAAGCTTAACGATCAGCAAAGCATGCAATACTTCCAAAAAGTTTATAACTCACTGCGTAGTCAAGGACAGTAG
- a CDS encoding DUF1501 domain-containing protein gives MHRRQFIKSMGAASLFMLQAPALSKALAENKTKKFVWVVLRGAMDSLHTVIPTQESRLSALRPKLSKSFKAEPLVLTEQFALHPALQNFHRLYHQKQLIPVVAVGTGYPRRSHFDGQDYLESGLPSMDHDTGWLGRALTEQTTQPNSKGLAVANSVPISMRASDKVSTWYPSNLKDADENIYEALLSLYEYDQQLMSRLQEAIDTKAVTGDMASKKSHFVELSKACGRLLKSDSSTDCAMLQLGGWDTHNNQAFRLERQLEQLDKGIDALQAELAEQWQDTVVVIATEFGRTVKENGTGGTDHGTGGAMFLLGGAVSGGKILGQWPGLAPEQLFKQRDLMPTTNTFSWIATALQQHWQMSEQEIAKVFPDCQIYPHPIVS, from the coding sequence ATGCATAGACGTCAATTTATTAAATCAATGGGGGCAGCATCACTGTTTATGTTGCAAGCTCCTGCATTGAGTAAAGCCCTTGCTGAAAACAAAACCAAGAAATTTGTTTGGGTGGTATTACGTGGCGCAATGGATTCATTGCATACTGTCATACCAACCCAAGAAAGTCGGTTAAGTGCGCTGAGACCTAAGCTGTCAAAAAGCTTTAAAGCCGAACCACTGGTACTGACTGAGCAGTTTGCTTTGCATCCTGCTTTGCAAAATTTTCATCGCTTGTATCATCAAAAACAACTGATCCCCGTGGTTGCCGTTGGCACGGGGTATCCAAGACGTTCGCATTTTGATGGTCAAGACTATCTGGAAAGTGGTTTGCCGTCGATGGATCATGATACTGGTTGGTTAGGTCGGGCATTAACCGAGCAAACAACTCAGCCAAACAGTAAGGGCTTAGCGGTGGCCAATTCTGTGCCGATCAGTATGCGAGCTAGTGACAAGGTGAGTACATGGTACCCATCAAATCTTAAAGACGCAGATGAGAATATTTATGAAGCACTTTTGTCGCTGTATGAATATGACCAACAGTTAATGAGCCGATTGCAAGAAGCGATCGATACCAAAGCGGTCACTGGCGATATGGCGAGTAAAAAGAGTCATTTTGTCGAATTATCGAAAGCCTGTGGTCGATTGTTAAAAAGTGACAGCTCGACGGACTGTGCGATGTTGCAGCTTGGTGGCTGGGACACACACAATAATCAAGCTTTTCGTCTCGAGCGTCAATTAGAGCAGCTCGACAAAGGCATCGATGCTTTGCAGGCGGAACTGGCCGAGCAATGGCAAGATACTGTGGTTGTTATCGCCACAGAATTTGGTCGAACGGTGAAGGAAAATGGTACTGGTGGTACCGACCATGGTACCGGTGGTGCGATGTTTTTGCTTGGTGGTGCGGTTTCTGGCGGCAAAATCTTAGGCCAGTGGCCTGGGCTGGCGCCAGAGCAATTGTTTAAGCAACGAGATTTAATGCCGACCACCAATACTTTCTCTTGGATAGCAACTGCTTTACAACAACACTGGCAAATGAGTGAACAAGAAATCGCTAAAGTGTTTCCTGATTGCCAAATTTATCCTCACCCTATCGTTAGCTAA
- a CDS encoding DUF1800 domain-containing protein, producing MAKNHQHAAIALNRFGYGGSGEELQLAAGNPKAYLKHGLTPVVFNDELPDSNTLMSKAGELIKQYRQAKKSGQSEEQLKQLRQQRQRLSRQSFQKVSVSSITGAVHSTNTINWRLLDFFSNHFSVTGQGPVMLILAPTLEREAIANNLFGRFEDLLIAVVQHPAMLIYLNNEQSFGKNSQAGKRGRGLNENLAREILELHTLGVDGPYNQQDVIELAKAITGWSVGAVQRDEQPGFLFRSFGHEPGSRRLLDKTYKQQGIKQGLAMLKDLANHPTTAQYICHKMVKHFIMDKPEPKLVDAMVNTWMASRGDIKSVVATMIDSDYSWQPQRQKFKTPRDYVISTLRTLGLNQYKEKQLSYTMRELGQLPFKAGSPAGYSDEQADWDGSSALVAKIDWVSMLVAKVDVSAMDIINNNLALANTSLTYNMVSRSESRDQALALALLSPEFMRR from the coding sequence ATGGCTAAAAATCATCAACACGCGGCAATTGCATTAAATCGCTTTGGCTACGGTGGTAGCGGCGAAGAGTTGCAGTTAGCGGCCGGCAATCCAAAGGCCTATTTGAAGCACGGCTTAACTCCTGTTGTTTTTAATGATGAATTACCAGATTCGAATACCTTGATGAGCAAAGCTGGTGAATTGATTAAGCAATACAGGCAAGCAAAAAAATCAGGGCAAAGCGAAGAGCAATTAAAACAGTTGCGCCAACAAAGACAGCGCCTGAGCCGACAGAGTTTTCAGAAAGTGTCGGTCAGCAGTATCACTGGTGCGGTACACTCTACCAATACCATTAACTGGCGCTTGCTTGACTTTTTCTCAAACCATTTTTCGGTAACGGGCCAAGGCCCTGTGATGCTCATACTGGCACCGACGTTAGAGCGCGAAGCCATCGCCAACAATTTGTTCGGTCGCTTTGAAGATCTGTTGATTGCGGTGGTGCAGCACCCTGCTATGTTAATTTATTTAAACAATGAACAATCATTTGGCAAAAATTCGCAAGCCGGCAAGAGAGGCCGAGGACTCAATGAAAACTTGGCACGTGAAATCTTAGAATTACACACCTTAGGTGTTGACGGTCCATACAATCAACAAGATGTCATTGAGTTGGCCAAAGCCATAACAGGTTGGAGCGTTGGCGCGGTGCAGCGTGATGAACAGCCGGGCTTTTTATTTCGCAGCTTTGGCCATGAACCAGGCAGCCGTCGATTATTGGATAAAACATACAAACAGCAAGGTATAAAGCAGGGCTTAGCCATGCTAAAGGATTTAGCAAATCACCCAACTACGGCCCAATATATATGCCACAAAATGGTCAAACATTTCATTATGGATAAGCCTGAGCCGAAACTTGTTGATGCCATGGTCAATACATGGATGGCAAGTCGAGGCGATATAAAATCTGTGGTCGCGACCATGATCGATTCAGATTATAGCTGGCAACCACAACGCCAAAAATTTAAAACGCCAAGAGATTATGTGATCTCGACGTTGAGGACACTGGGCTTAAATCAGTATAAAGAAAAACAGTTGTCTTATACCATGCGTGAATTAGGTCAGCTTCCGTTTAAAGCAGGATCACCGGCGGGCTACAGTGATGAACAAGCGGATTGGGATGGTAGCAGTGCGTTGGTGGCCAAAATTGATTGGGTTAGCATGCTTGTGGCCAAAGTTGATGTATCGGCGATGGATATCATCAATAATAATTTGGCGCTGGCTAACACGTCCCTTACGTATAACATGGTAAGTCGTTCTGAAAGTCGAGACCAAGCATTAGCATTAGCGCTGCTTAGTCCTGAATTTATGCGACGCTAG
- a CDS encoding sulfatase, translating to MQASETSTESKQTQPNILFIAFDDLRPLIGAYNEPEPITPNLDAFAQDAVRFDRAYVNYPLCNPSRAAMLTGVRFDLQGDWKNNKHQNLIKAQTTWPRVLRDNGYWTATRGKLYHGKVPGSEKKSWDIAGKFWQGKYKDGGPNIESKIVDIGGRQDQIKIYKDKGAGPGSLMYASVDGPDDLLIDGQTASSVIDLIVNKRDKSKPFMISAGFSRPHMPWVAPKKYFDMYPQDAGKLAPYPIGAPEAFDNAKYKSKTRDFGWNEGVDDNTAQQLIRGYMASTSYADAQMGKIIQTLKDEDLYDNTIIIVWGDHGYHLTDHGLWRKNTPFHIALRSPLMIKTQNSKAGIVVDTLVQNIDLYPTIMELTNSTPNKTINLHGRSLVPLLQGEHVAWDNVVYTAAKGTHGLVTEKYRFTKVDSGKHELYDLLQDPNEWHNLAGDPAHKEMIQNFLQKLSKVNWNRP from the coding sequence GTGCAAGCTTCAGAGACCAGCACCGAGAGCAAGCAAACACAACCCAATATTCTGTTTATTGCTTTTGATGACTTACGGCCTCTTATTGGCGCCTACAATGAACCCGAACCTATTACGCCAAACTTGGATGCGTTTGCGCAAGATGCAGTCAGATTTGATCGTGCCTACGTTAACTATCCTTTGTGCAACCCATCGCGCGCGGCGATGCTTACCGGTGTGCGTTTTGATTTGCAGGGGGATTGGAAAAACAACAAACATCAGAACCTGATCAAGGCGCAAACGACATGGCCAAGAGTATTAAGAGACAACGGCTATTGGACAGCAACTCGAGGTAAGCTCTACCATGGCAAAGTACCTGGTAGCGAGAAAAAGTCTTGGGATATTGCTGGTAAATTTTGGCAAGGGAAATACAAAGATGGCGGCCCTAATATAGAAAGTAAAATCGTCGACATTGGCGGTCGCCAAGATCAGATAAAAATTTATAAAGACAAGGGGGCAGGCCCTGGCTCGTTGATGTATGCCTCTGTGGACGGCCCTGACGACTTGCTTATCGACGGTCAAACTGCGAGCTCGGTTATCGATTTAATCGTTAATAAACGTGATAAAAGTAAACCCTTTATGATTTCAGCCGGCTTTTCACGCCCACATATGCCTTGGGTTGCTCCGAAGAAATACTTCGATATGTATCCGCAAGATGCAGGCAAACTGGCACCTTACCCTATTGGTGCTCCAGAGGCTTTTGATAACGCAAAGTACAAAAGTAAAACACGCGACTTTGGTTGGAACGAAGGTGTGGATGATAATACTGCGCAACAACTTATCAGAGGTTATATGGCCAGCACCAGCTATGCTGATGCGCAAATGGGTAAAATCATTCAGACATTAAAAGATGAAGACCTGTATGACAATACCATTATCATTGTTTGGGGCGATCACGGTTATCATTTAACAGATCACGGTTTATGGCGTAAAAACACGCCATTTCATATTGCTTTGCGTAGCCCACTTATGATTAAAACGCAAAATAGTAAAGCAGGCATAGTGGTTGACACCTTGGTGCAAAATATCGATCTGTATCCAACGATAATGGAACTGACAAACAGCACTCCAAACAAAACTATAAACTTACATGGCAGAAGCTTAGTCCCTTTGTTGCAAGGCGAACATGTTGCTTGGGACAATGTCGTCTATACCGCTGCAAAAGGTACCCATGGATTGGTCACCGAGAAGTATCGTTTTACCAAAGTTGATAGTGGCAAGCATGAGTTATACGACTTACTGCAAGATCCTAATGAATGGCATAACTTGGCTGGCGATCCAGCCCATAAAGAGATGATTCAAAACTTTTTGCAAAAACTAAGCAAGGTAAACTGGAATAGGCCGTAA
- a CDS encoding sulfatase — translation MNRFNLLIAKFLTVSLVLSSALSAGLVHAESTVAQSKPEKKPNILWLITEDNSKHYLKLYDDAGTSMPTVEKLASQGLTFNNAFSNAPVCSTARTTLATGIYGPKLGTLHHRGYQEVSLPQGFKTFNELLRDAGYYTTNRAKTDYNFIAQDKLWDESSKTASWRNRQPEQSFFHVQTFGITHEGKLHFNKGQVQNRKTKHDPKQVRLAPIYPDTELFRYTMARTLDNHKTADAQMGAVIKQLEQDGELENTFIFYFGDHGGVLPGSKGYLFDRGLHVPLVVRVPENFKYLVGKGLASENTRVDGFVSFIDFAPTMLSLAGLDAEKQMDGQSFLAKDLSLQQLNKRNNTFSHADRFDEKSDLVRSIRIGKYKYIRHYQPYYSDSLYAYYRYRQHAFKQWKQLYREGKLNAAQSAFFELSGTESLYDIEADPYETNNLATDEAYQNTLLAMRTKLRHRLINLPDLGFLPESMWLAQSKGKAFEWGQAQQPNIEQLIAIADLQLQPYKDVQAKLVNYLNTGTDAQKIWSLISLSSFGSQASEQTTLVQHVLTNSSHVLIKARAIEFLTLQQQVDSVSELTKLISHEPNPLVQVELLNIAAFVFEQTGETFTVPTSMTLKPPVRGSDSFKIDSWIYERWLYISGKIKV, via the coding sequence GTGAATAGATTTAACTTATTGATAGCAAAGTTTCTAACAGTCTCGTTAGTACTGAGTAGCGCACTTAGTGCCGGTCTTGTGCATGCCGAATCAACAGTTGCACAAAGCAAACCAGAAAAAAAGCCAAATATCCTTTGGCTTATTACCGAAGATAACTCTAAGCATTACTTAAAGCTTTACGATGATGCCGGAACCAGTATGCCGACGGTGGAAAAGCTTGCGTCACAAGGCTTGACCTTTAATAATGCGTTTTCCAATGCACCGGTGTGCTCAACGGCACGAACAACATTGGCAACTGGCATTTATGGGCCGAAACTTGGTACCTTGCATCATCGTGGTTATCAAGAGGTATCGTTACCGCAGGGTTTTAAAACCTTTAATGAATTACTACGAGATGCGGGCTACTACACCACAAACCGTGCTAAAACCGATTACAATTTTATCGCACAGGATAAGCTGTGGGATGAGTCATCAAAAACAGCAAGCTGGCGAAATCGTCAACCGGAACAGTCATTTTTTCATGTGCAAACCTTTGGAATTACCCATGAAGGTAAGCTGCACTTTAATAAAGGCCAAGTACAAAACCGCAAGACCAAACACGATCCAAAACAGGTCCGCTTAGCGCCAATCTACCCAGATACCGAGTTGTTTAGATACACTATGGCTCGCACATTAGATAACCATAAAACCGCAGATGCGCAAATGGGCGCGGTCATTAAACAACTTGAACAAGACGGAGAATTGGAAAACACTTTTATTTTCTATTTCGGTGATCATGGCGGCGTGTTGCCCGGTAGTAAGGGATATCTTTTTGACCGTGGTTTGCATGTACCTTTAGTGGTACGAGTACCGGAAAACTTTAAGTATTTAGTTGGCAAGGGTTTAGCGAGCGAAAACACTCGAGTTGACGGCTTTGTTAGTTTTATCGATTTTGCCCCGACCATGTTATCACTGGCGGGTTTAGATGCAGAAAAGCAAATGGACGGTCAATCTTTTTTAGCGAAAGATCTCAGTTTGCAGCAACTAAATAAACGTAACAATACGTTTTCACACGCTGATCGTTTTGATGAAAAATCTGACTTAGTGCGTTCAATCCGTATTGGTAAATATAAATACATTCGCCATTATCAACCGTATTACAGCGACAGTTTGTATGCCTATTATCGTTATCGACAACACGCCTTTAAACAATGGAAGCAACTGTATCGCGAAGGTAAATTAAATGCTGCGCAAAGCGCGTTTTTTGAGTTGTCGGGCACAGAGTCATTATACGATATTGAAGCCGACCCTTATGAAACCAATAATCTGGCGACCGATGAAGCCTACCAAAATACCTTGCTGGCGATGCGAACGAAATTACGGCACAGATTGATAAACTTGCCTGATTTGGGTTTTTTACCAGAATCGATGTGGTTAGCACAAAGTAAAGGCAAGGCCTTTGAATGGGGGCAGGCGCAACAGCCGAACATTGAACAGCTTATCGCCATTGCCGATTTGCAATTACAGCCATACAAAGACGTGCAAGCCAAACTCGTTAATTACCTAAACACCGGCACTGATGCGCAAAAGATTTGGAGTCTTATCAGTCTTAGCTCTTTTGGCTCTCAAGCTTCTGAACAAACTACCTTAGTACAACACGTGTTGACAAATTCATCGCATGTTTTAATAAAAGCCCGTGCGATTGAATTTCTCACTCTACAACAACAAGTGGATTCTGTCAGTGAGCTAACAAAATTGATCAGCCACGAGCCAAACCCATTGGTACAGGTTGAACTGCTAAATATTGCCGCTTTTGTTTTTGAGCAAACCGGCGAAACGTTTACTGTCCCGACATCGATGACGTTAAAGCCTCCTGTTCGTGGCAGCGATAGCTTTAAAATCGATTCTTGGATATATGAGCGCTGGTTGTATATCAGCGGAAAAATCAAGGTATAA
- a CDS encoding glycoside hydrolase family 2 TIM barrel-domain containing protein, which produces MMKTMFKPFVLLSAALMSLSSMANTLSYSLDKQSFNAQWQFAKGDIEGAHQSDFNDAQWRVLDLPHDWAIEGPFSKKYSARNGGLPVFGTAWYRKSFTLPEQAKGKLVHLTFDGVMANSEVFVNGTLVGKRPFGYIGFNYEISEHLNAPGKENVVAVKVAPENYAARWYSGSGIYRNTWIEFNNPDHIEQWSTQISTPKVSDEQASVVISTHVHGENEDLKLAVEILNAKGVIVSKKVKKLSSITTNGVTELSLNIDKPIRWDVENPYRYQVKTSLLNKGEVVDSELNPLGIRTIEFKADDGFWLNGRRVQIQGVCLHHDNGPLGAVANTRAIERKLQIMQNMGVNSVRTAHNPPSPELVELADKMGILLQVEAFDTWKKPKATVVNGYHKYYNQWSERDLTDMVKIHRNNPSVIMWSIGNEIYEQKKKDGWKYAKRLTNIVKKADPTRLVTAGLSDYPHFVKSKIAEEIDIVGLNYKATEYADIIDLYQGKPVLGTETSSVVSTRGEYHFPVKPIEKHPTKYVSSYDNYAPYWAYIPDIEWHYLAQNPSVMGEYIWTGFDYIGEPTPYGGRDHGDKFYWNQDWPARSSSFGAVDLAGFAKDRFYMYQSQWTQTPMVHVLPHWNWPNRIGETIPVVAYSNAEEVELFVNGKSMGKKVKGVDTVRIPVSLRYQKQMQYFDSPYRLQWQVEYQPGDIRVVAYSQGKMVAEKQIHTAGPASNVVLSADRVVIDADGDDLSFITVDVVDANGNLVPDADNLIHFKVDGPATIAAVGNGDSATTEPFIANYRRAFNGKALLVIRSKQGQSGDITVSAFSKELTANPIRIQAQ; this is translated from the coding sequence ATGATGAAAACCATGTTTAAACCATTTGTCTTGCTAAGTGCCGCTTTGATGTCATTATCATCAATGGCCAATACCCTTAGCTATTCATTAGATAAACAAAGCTTTAATGCGCAATGGCAGTTTGCCAAAGGCGACATTGAAGGCGCACATCAAAGTGATTTTAACGATGCACAATGGCGTGTTTTAGATTTGCCTCACGACTGGGCCATCGAAGGACCGTTTTCCAAGAAATACAGCGCTCGTAATGGTGGCTTACCGGTTTTTGGTACAGCGTGGTATCGCAAATCATTTACCCTGCCGGAGCAGGCCAAAGGCAAGTTAGTTCACTTAACATTTGATGGTGTAATGGCCAATAGTGAAGTTTTTGTCAACGGCACCTTGGTTGGCAAACGTCCATTTGGCTATATCGGCTTTAATTACGAAATCAGTGAGCATCTAAATGCTCCAGGTAAAGAAAACGTTGTTGCGGTTAAAGTTGCGCCAGAAAATTATGCTGCTCGTTGGTATTCAGGCTCTGGAATATACCGCAATACTTGGATTGAATTTAATAACCCTGATCACATCGAACAATGGTCAACACAAATAAGCACGCCTAAGGTCAGCGATGAACAAGCCAGTGTCGTTATTTCGACCCATGTTCATGGCGAAAACGAGGATCTAAAACTTGCTGTTGAAATACTCAATGCCAAGGGCGTAATCGTCAGTAAAAAGGTCAAAAAATTATCCAGTATTACCACCAATGGTGTTACTGAGCTTAGCTTAAATATCGACAAGCCGATTCGTTGGGATGTCGAAAACCCATACCGTTATCAAGTAAAAACAAGCTTGTTAAATAAGGGGGAGGTGGTTGATTCAGAGCTTAATCCGCTAGGCATTCGCACTATCGAATTTAAAGCTGACGATGGCTTTTGGTTAAACGGCCGTCGAGTGCAAATTCAAGGGGTATGCTTGCATCATGATAATGGCCCATTAGGTGCTGTTGCCAATACCAGAGCAATTGAACGTAAATTGCAGATTATGCAAAACATGGGTGTAAACTCGGTGCGTACAGCTCATAACCCACCATCACCAGAATTGGTCGAGCTAGCGGATAAAATGGGAATTTTGCTGCAAGTCGAAGCGTTTGATACCTGGAAAAAGCCGAAAGCAACGGTGGTTAATGGCTACCATAAATACTATAACCAATGGTCAGAACGCGATTTAACCGACATGGTAAAAATCCATCGCAATAACCCGTCGGTAATTATGTGGAGCATAGGCAATGAAATCTATGAGCAAAAGAAAAAAGACGGTTGGAAATATGCTAAGCGGTTAACCAACATTGTTAAAAAAGCCGATCCGACACGCTTGGTGACGGCAGGATTAAGTGACTATCCGCATTTTGTGAAAAGCAAAATTGCCGAAGAAATTGATATCGTTGGCTTAAATTACAAGGCAACTGAATACGCTGATATCATCGATCTATATCAAGGTAAACCCGTGTTAGGTACTGAAACCTCTTCTGTTGTGAGTACCCGTGGCGAATATCATTTCCCGGTAAAACCTATCGAAAAACACCCAACTAAATACGTTTCAAGCTACGATAATTACGCTCCATATTGGGCTTATATTCCTGACATTGAATGGCACTATTTAGCTCAAAACCCATCGGTTATGGGCGAGTATATTTGGACCGGTTTTGACTATATTGGCGAGCCTACTCCTTATGGCGGTCGTGATCATGGTGATAAGTTTTATTGGAACCAAGATTGGCCAGCGCGCAGTTCATCATTTGGTGCGGTCGATTTAGCGGGCTTTGCTAAAGACAGGTTTTACATGTATCAAAGCCAATGGACACAAACCCCAATGGTTCATGTATTACCACACTGGAATTGGCCAAATCGAATTGGCGAAACTATCCCCGTTGTCGCCTATAGCAACGCCGAAGAAGTTGAATTATTTGTCAATGGCAAGTCTATGGGCAAGAAGGTAAAAGGTGTCGATACGGTACGCATTCCAGTGAGTTTACGTTATCAAAAGCAAATGCAATATTTTGATTCACCGTATCGTTTGCAGTGGCAAGTCGAATATCAGCCTGGCGATATTAGAGTGGTTGCCTACAGCCAAGGCAAAATGGTGGCGGAAAAACAGATTCATACGGCAGGTCCTGCATCGAATGTTGTGCTCAGCGCCGATCGAGTGGTGATTGACGCCGATGGTGATGATTTATCGTTTATTACCGTCGATGTTGTCGATGCCAATGGTAATTTAGTGCCTGATGCAGATAACTTAATTCACTTTAAAGTTGATGGCCCAGCAACCATTGCTGCTGTAGGTAATGGTGACTCTGCAACAACGGAGCCGTTTATTGCTAACTACCGCCGCGCTTTTAATGGTAAAGCCTTGTTAGTTATTCGCAGTAAACAAGGGCAAAGCGGTGACATTACAGTGAGTGCATTCAGCAAAGAATTAACGGCGAATCCTATTCGCATACAAGCTCAATAA